The Helianthus annuus cultivar XRQ/B chromosome 11, HanXRQr2.0-SUNRISE, whole genome shotgun sequence region CTCTATTCTATGTGCATATATCAGGAGGCAACACACCATTTAAGGTTAgttagtatagtatagtatataCAGTCACCCTTAAAAACCATAAAATTCAGCTATTTAACAAAGGCCACCAGCCAAGCCATGTGAACAAGATTCATAGGATAACCACACAGCTTTGCTGGACAAGCAAGACTCCCGATTAACAGGAACTTACTTTTTCATTCAAGAAAAAAACACATCACTTATGTTCCTGTTCCGCTTCCTGTTCCTGTTTCGTTTGTAAGTAGGGTAAAATGTCCACTCCACCCCTAGGGTTTCACAAAAAAGCCTGCTTTACTTCATGATCTTTTTTTTTGCTTCTGCTTGGATCATGAATCTAGCAAAAAGAAAACTTCATGGGCTCCCACAACTCCAATACTTTTCTAAAAAATCAATGTCTTCACTCAACTGCAAATCACCAACATTAATGTAATGATCCGACTTAGACAAGAAACCATAATATACCAAAACAAGATGGCTTAAAAATCATATTGTCATTGTAGTGGTGGCAAGATGGATGGGGTTTAGATTGAAACGGGTCATCTTTATGTGTGGGTGGAAACAGGTCGGGCCAGTCTAACAAACTTCGCTGTCTATATGTTCTTAAAATTTTCTATATAATGCGTTAATTATGATTACAGTAATATTCTAAACCTTGGAATAAAACGAGTTAAAATGTGGTATGCGTTAAAAAGACTTGAGATTACTTTCGACCCAATTCCCTTTTAGATGATTATTCCATTGACCCATTTAAGAGAAACACAACACAAATTAACCAGTAAAAAATCAACACCTCTACAAAAGAACAAAATAATATACAGTTCTTACTATATATGTATTCCATAATCCATTACTTAATTGTCAAAAAAATAGAACATTTCCTTGGTAAGAATCCAATTCAAATTTATGTAGTTCCCTATTAGCAAGCGCTACAAGATATTGGCACACGCCACACGGTATTCACTATTCATTACTAGTTAAAGAATTTAACTAATCTGCATGCCAAGTCAAACGCTTCATTTTTTATGGTACCAAGTATTCATTACCAAGTCAACCATAAAAACTGACCAATTTCATATTTACCCTAAGGaaaattattatataaaacaTACCCACTTTCATATTTCTTGAACATAAAAACTACAAGAAAAAAAAGattatgttaaataaattcataactcATAAGCAAACCAATTTGTGTTGATTGCAGTATAGGAATTGCTGTCAAACACAATGTTACAAACGCTAGCGATTATATAAAAAGGATAATATCATATATATTATATACCCCTAAAAAATTGAGCAATTTCATAAATATTTACATCAAAAATACCCACTTTCATCTTTATGACATATATACCCTTCCTTTGTGTAAGTATTTAGATTATGAGGGTTTGAAGTGTAGTGAGAGAGATAAGGGTATAAAAGGAATGTTATGAACTATATTTACCAAAATGCGTAAAAATATAACTTTGGGTGTTTTGAATGGGTATCTTTGATATTATTGGGAAAGTATATGATATTATTTAAGGTATTAGATGTATATATGAAAATGTCTAAAAAATGAGCGGAGTTTTACCTTAGTGACAAGACTAAGAACCAGAACTTGACTTCTGAACCCAGACCTGTTTCTGCATTACATTCACACCTTAGAAATATTAGTTATATcctcaaaaaaaattaaaaaatacagaGAGCTAGTTGGTCTCAATCCAAAACACACCTCATGAGAACTATAGCCACTAGAAACTCCTCTCTTCAAAGGTTTTCCCTCAGTTAAACCGTCTGCATCCTTAACATTGTGAGATGGTCCCCGCCGACCACCGTGTTTATAGGAGCCTACATATTTATCCAAAAATCACTTTCTTATCATAATCTTTTTGTTTTATTATCTATAAGCACGTATGTGTGTTTCATCAAATTTCCACTAGCGGAACCAACCATTATCAACTGAGAAATGACCACCACGTCCACTTCCAATGGGTTTAGAATCCCCACTCCTTGCAATTGACAGGTCATTCTTCACCTCTCCATGAGTTCCTGTAGAACATTATCAAATTTATGGTCAAATCAAAAGGTGGCAATTTTGACCCGCTACTTATGGATGGGTCGATTTGGGCTATGATTTTCAAAAGGGCCAAATAAGAAAATATAGCTAAAAGAGGAGCTCAACAGATTAAAAGTCACCCAACGTTTACTATTATACAACCTCATAAATCATCttattcaaaatcaaaatttagaGTGTAAAATGCCATTTGCATTCCTGAgatttggtcagttttgcgactttcgcccaaaggtttgttttccccatctagatccaaaaggtttggaatctTGCCATTGTCAtccaactcgttaactccatccatttttctccgttaagtcaggggtatttccgtctttttgttaacttaaggGGCAATTCAATTTAAAATACCCCTGACCGAATCCGTTAGATCGAATTTCCCTTTAGATTAACAAAAAAAGCCGGAAATACcactgacttaacggagaaaaaaaTGCAGCTAACGaaccggatgaaaatggcaagatttcaaaccttttggatccagatgcggaaaaacaaacctttgaacgaaagtcgcaaaactggccaaacctcagggacgaaaacggCATTTTATTATTGCAAGACTATAGTTTTCGTAAATATAGTTAACACATTACTCAGCgatgaaaatattataaatgGACAAAAAACTGTTTGCGGACCAACTCAACCTGGCACGTATTAGACTCTTAATACTAATTCTGCATTAAACGTCACATGCTGACATTGGATGTGTAATTACCATACCTTCTGCAGAATCTAGTGGTACTTGTGTAAATTGAGAGTTAGAAGATGAAAGGGATTCATCAGAATGCTTAAGGGGAGTCCAAACACCACGATCAGGTCTGTCCTTATTCCTCGTACTACGCTTGTCATAATTATCATCTGGCAAACCGTTGGAATGCGGTGAAGGTCTAGGTGGTGGTCTTCTCTCCATATTTGGTGGCTGGTTCTGTTGTTCAGATTGATTTTGTTTGTTCACCAGTATGCTTCTAATCATCCTTCCACTACCACCCTCCCGTTGCTGGTTCGGTTTTAGACCACCAGAATTTTGCAAAAGCTTAACAGAAGATGCTACGTTCTGCTGTGGAGACAACCCAGTACCCATCTGGAATCCAaatcacaaaaacaaaaaataaattataagAACTAATCAAACTATTACGGAAAAAGaagaagagtaaaatgccattttcgttcctgaggtttgaccacttttgcgactttcgtccaaagattTACTTTGCCACATctgatccaaaaggtttaaaatcttgccattttcatctgattcgttaactccatccattttttaacgttaaatcaggggtattttcgtccttTTACCTATCTGTTAGTGTTTATAAAAAAAGTCACAACTAGAAAGTCAACAGAGGTGTATCTTTATTTCTTAATAgtgtttttattttaataaaaaatatctagaaagacggaaatacccttcATTTAACTGAGAAAAAtaaatggagttaacgagtcggatgaaaatggcaagatttcaaaccttttggatccagatgtggaaaaacaaacctttgaacgaaaGTGGCTAAACCGCAagagacgaaaatggcattttactcaaaaaagaaataaaaaatatcTAATGTTTACATGGGGTATTTCCTTCTCCTTTCCCTTCAAGAGCAAAATTTTCTTTTTCCCAGTATCAGAAGAGCCTGCGCATGGAAATATACGTAAACAGAGCAACCAGTAATGTTGATTAACACAACGATGAAATAAAGTTATAAACGCAGTGACAAGCACATACCCCCCAGCACCACGCTTCCAGATACAGAAGATGAAGCAGCAGGCTTTTCAGAAAGCTGTTGACCATCACGGTTTTGGATCTGAACATAGGTTGACTTTTCTTTACCACTTCTGCTTTTCCCAGTATCCCTTGGGACATACTGCCAATGAGGAAAACAACTAGATAATAAATAATGTTCACCATCAGCCATGCACATAAAACAAACAAGAAAACCATACGAATCTACAGAACACATTCAATGAGCATTGGAGGGCCAAATATCAGTTGTCATGCAAATATATTTATTCTGTAATCAAGCTACTTACAACTGTTGTATCACAATTTGTAAGTTTTATACCATGGTGGTTGAAGTCCTCCTCTCAGAACCGCGTTTCAGTGCAGCAGAAGTTGAACTTGAAGAGGATGCACCGCTAGTCCTTCTTGCCAATTTCCCGTTAAGCAAGGCCCTCTGGTATAGGTCACCAAAAACAAAGAAAGCATGTGCACATGTGACATGATATATTTTACAGTAATAAGGACAGTTACGGTAAAAACTTTATACAAAAAAATGGAACTCGTGaagcagcaaaaaaaaaaaacaagatatgTGAAAGATCTTGAGCGTATCCTATCTCACAGCCGATAGCAACCTTAAGCTTTAAGCTGTGATCTTATAGCCTAATAGATTGAAAGAATAAACTGAACATGAAAGAATGATGATCGTACCCGAGATCCACCCTTGGCGGCTCTTTTCTGGCGAACAAAATCCATTAAAGGAGTAACTATAGGCGCTTCTTTTGCGGTACcttgaaaagaaaacaaaatttgTATTAACTCAATTCGAGGTACATTATTAACCTTGTTTTCATTTTTAACAATAAATTCTGTTTCCATTTAAGACTAACCAGCTCGCTCGGCTTCCTTTCTTTCCAATTGTATCTCTGCACTAGGAAGATTCTCGACAGGCTTTGCAAGTAATTCGAGGAATTCAAGATATTGAGGATCTATATTTTCATCAAAGTTAACTATTAAAGATGAATAACAATCAGTTATACAAGAGTAACCATCTTAGATACCTTTGTCTATGGTCCCTTCACGTCCGTCTTTCTTAGACCATTGCTTTGGAACACGCTGTGAAGGTGCATACTCAACAATAGTTTTAAATTGGGTACCTAAGACGATTTTATAAGATTGTAAACATAGTAAAATCAATCAACATGAAAAAGACAGTAATGACATTTGACCCCTTAAATGTAGATGGTTGGTATTACCCTTCTCATTAACAAACACATGGCCGTCAAAGAACTCTGCAAACTCGATAACATCCTCTGGTTGTTTAAAGTCGATGTAGGCTCGGGAATAGGATTGACACTTCAGACTGCAAAACATGTTCAATTGAATTTGTTAGAAGAATATGCATAAAAGAGATGAAAACAATGTCACATTTGGAAAGAGTTCCACATTCTGAAACAGGTAGAACTGTTACAATGGTAGCAAGATTTTAAGTGACAAAAGATTCTTCCCTGATACAGGATTCGAGTTGCTTATTTATTCTAATAGATGTTGTGGTCCTTTGGGCTCCAAAACAAATCagatatatatactaaatatctGGGTCAAGATACACCCATAAATAGAGTCCATgatattttatgttgttttctgCATATATTCTAAGACCACTTTGTGATATAAGGGTGTGTTTGGTTTAGGAATTTAGAATGAAAGTGATAGTATTTGTTTGCTTTGCTgtgaaaatttataaaattcgATTTCAAAACCATAAAGTATGGGTATTTTGGTCACTTTAGATGAATTATTAGACCACCTCTCATCCTCCTCTCTGTTTGCCTCCTGATCTTCATTTTGAATAATAATCAGTTAAATTTTTAATTCCTATACCAACCCATAAGGCCATAAAACAAACAACTTTTAAATAATCATATCTTTCTCCTCCctatttttctttcaaacctACAAGCACTCTCAATCCCAAATGCCACCTAAAGGTCTATTTACCACCACTCATCAGCGTATATGACTTCTACCAAGGTACAACAACACTGAGGTGTTGTTTTCAGTTACACGATTCCACAGCTATAACGGGGCGGCATCAGTGTTGATGATCTCCTATGTCATCTTACTATGTAACGTGATGTCAATAAAGGATCCAAGAGTTGATTCAAACTCCCTCTATTGTCCATTGTGATGTCATTTACCAAAAACGAACACCAACAAAATCGAGAGATGTCGTTAGCCACAAGATAATGATGGGACCCTTAAAAACTAAGAAAGGAAATGAAATTAAAGAAGAGTCTTGCCTAAAATTTTATCCCGCaaagatttgaaaaattaaccGCATATGCTCCAATTAAATATATTGATAATGTTCTGTGTCATATTATGCTACACAAACTATAGATCTAGTGTTTAACATGGCCAATAAGGATAAGGTATAACCAATTAACCACCACAAAATCAAGGATGCCGTATACCAGATACCTCAATTAACCAAACGACTTTGATTACATAAAATCAAGCCCAGTAAAGTTGACACAAGCTAACTTAACATTCAAGTACTAAAAACCCAAACCCATCTTTCACCACCAATCATTTACCAGCCAAAAGCCGTACCAATATCAAACCATAAACAggaataaaaacacaaaaaagagACAAAACAGTGGTGAAAACTCTATTCACAAACTAAAAAGCCACCTTTCTTAATGTTAGGCATACATACAATATACTATGCTTAATATTCCATCTTCCATTTATCTGTCTATCATGTCTCAACCTGACACTTATCTTGCTTTCAATTCTACCCTAAAACTTCCAACATTTGTAAAGGCAGGCAATTAACCTAAGAGCATATAACTCAATGACAGTTACAGTTTCAAAACAATAGCAACAAACACAATCTCAAAGAAAACACATGTAAAACCCTAACCTATTCTTGCCAGAACGGAAACAAAACCAGTTATAACGACCGGAAAACCGAGCATCAATCTGCTCCACAAGCACCGACTGAGACATATTATGCGGCAAGTGCCGAAGCACAACCTTAGTTCGATCCAATGCACCTTTCATCCGTACGACACAATCAGAAACCACCACCAAACCCTAAATGAAGTATTCAATCAGAGAATTCAAACCCTAGGCGGATGCAATTCGTCAAATCTCTCGGTCAATTACATCTTTTCCCCAATGATTGCTCGATCTGTGCCCTAATTGTTCAATTTTGAAGGAAACCAAGTGCCGTATGCATGAGAATTGAGAGATAAAGATGGATTAGAGGACAAGATTGGGGAAACTGAAGCTGTGTGTGTGCATATAGATGAAGTTTGTTGGAGTGTTTACGTATGGTTTTGGTGGAGAATTTGCAGAATggaagaaaggtcaaaacaaaatCCCCAAATTTGTAATACGACTTTCTTTGGGTGTTCCTTGTTTGGGGTTGATGAtgtaaaataaatattattattattattattattattattttttttgactAAAATGCACTATAGTACTTGTGGTTTTGCAAAATGACACCTATATTTTCtaacttttgaaaattacaccggtgcttcttgtggtttgacagtttgttactcggatagtccctggagtggatgacgGTTAGTTTAAtctgttaagtggatgtgaaatgacaaatttacccttcatcttctccactATATAAAAACAGAACAACCCCACTCACCCCCCACATTTCTCTCTGTTTCCCCCCACCATtaaccaccaaccaccaccaacAAAAGCAGCTTCAGGAGCAAGAGGTATCTCTTCATAGCTCAGAAACTTCACTGCAGCAGGATCATAGCGAAAGAATCCAAAATTGTGAACCTGAAATTGCAAAAGCATAAAATTGTAATTTGTAATCACCACACACAGCTGTCAAAACACATGAATTGTCTATTAACCAACTCACAGGATCTCTATATATCGGATAGACCGGAATCTCTTCACGATTAACAAACA contains the following coding sequences:
- the LOC110865811 gene encoding regulator of nonsense transcripts UPF3; this translates as MKGALDRTKVVLRHLPHNMSQSVLVEQIDARFSGRYNWFCFRSGKNSLKCQSYSRAYIDFKQPEDVIEFAEFFDGHVFVNEKGTQFKTIVEYAPSQRVPKQWSKKDGREGTIDKDPQYLEFLELLAKPVENLPSAEIQLERKEAERAGTAKEAPIVTPLMDFVRQKRAAKGGSRRALLNGKLARRTSGASSSSSTSAALKRGSERRTSTTMYVPRDTGKSRSGKEKSTYVQIQNRDGQQLSEKPAASSSVSGSVVLGGSSDTGKKKILLLKGKEKEIPHMGTGLSPQQNVASSVKLLQNSGGLKPNQQREGGSGRMIRSILVNKQNQSEQQNQPPNMERRPPPRPSPHSNGLPDDNYDKRSTRNKDRPDRGVWTPLKHSDESLSSSNSQFTQVPLDSAEGTHGEVKNDLSIARSGDSKPIGSGRGGHFSVDNGSYKHGGRRGPSHNVKDADGLTEGKPLKRGVSSGYSSHEKQVWVQKSSSGS